From the Candidatus Zixiibacteriota bacterium genome, one window contains:
- a CDS encoding NAD-dependent epimerase/dehydratase family protein, whose protein sequence is MSRVLVTGGAGFIGSHLVDALVGKGHEVTVFDNFSTGREENLSSSLSKVKVIREDILNLQALSQAATGTNLIYHLAAISSVPLSVDNPTETFQVNLIGTSNVLEAARRSGIKRVVFISSASVYGADAPVPFRETLPLEGSSPYATSKLIGEQLCNLYRRLYGLETVALRLFSVYGPRQNPRSQYANVIPAFSTRLLRGEAPVIYGTGKQTRDFIFVGDVVKALWVAGRKNGINGEVINFGSGRQTTVLQLLALISKSLRIDIPPQFAPAKPGDDPRTCADTRKARRVLGIEKLTPLESGLKKTCTWFRQLHEAGS, encoded by the coding sequence ATGAGTCGCGTGTTAGTGACGGGCGGGGCCGGGTTTATTGGCAGTCATCTTGTCGACGCACTCGTCGGAAAAGGGCACGAAGTCACCGTGTTCGACAACTTCTCCACCGGCCGCGAGGAGAATCTTAGTTCCTCTCTTTCGAAAGTCAAAGTAATCCGCGAAGACATCCTGAACCTGCAGGCGCTCTCACAGGCGGCCACCGGGACGAACCTCATTTACCACCTGGCCGCGATCTCATCGGTGCCACTTTCTGTAGATAACCCTACCGAGACATTCCAGGTGAATCTGATTGGCACGAGTAACGTGCTCGAGGCGGCCCGGCGCAGCGGCATCAAGCGAGTCGTGTTTATCTCGTCAGCGTCTGTCTACGGCGCCGATGCTCCCGTGCCGTTCCGCGAAACTTTGCCGCTCGAAGGCAGCTCTCCCTATGCCACGAGCAAGCTGATAGGCGAGCAGCTTTGCAACCTCTATAGGCGACTTTACGGACTCGAAACCGTGGCCCTTCGGTTGTTCAGTGTTTACGGGCCGCGCCAGAATCCGCGGTCACAGTATGCCAATGTCATCCCGGCGTTTTCCACGCGATTGTTGAGAGGCGAAGCGCCGGTCATCTACGGCACCGGCAAACAAACCAGGGACTTCATCTTTGTAGGCGACGTGGTGAAAGCGCTGTGGGTCGCGGGCAGAAAGAACGGAATCAATGGTGAGGTCATCAATTTCGGCTCGGGCAGACAGACTACCGTATTGCAGCTTCTCGCTCTGATTAGCAAGTCCCTCAGAATCGATATCCCCCCGCAGTTCGCGCCCGCCAAGCCGGGGGACGACCCCCGCACGTGCGCGGACACGCGAAAGGCGCGACGCGTACTGGGCATCGAGAAGCTGACCCCGTTAGAGTCGGGACTGAAGAAGACCTGCACCTGGTTTAGGCAGTTGCACGAGGCCGGGAGTTGA
- a CDS encoding glycosyltransferase, which yields MLIYSHDTFGLGHLQRCLKIAERLVARLPRLSILLVTGSPVVHRFTLPPGVDYLKLPAVRKVGPEKYEARSMGIPYQLILELRANLLTQAVQNFAPHILLVDHSPAGMRGEMLPALHWLRASGRPCTKILGLRDIVDDPETVRKLWHDEGIYELMRTVYDRILVYGPREVFDLAAEYDFSPDLVNKTTYCNYVTDVHRNGIRASATNETTRPTKRVVVTIGGGDGAVDLIIGNYLSMVEKYRSEIDFESSIITGPFVAEDEFRQLQRRGRRVGVTVRSFVKSTSPYFRKSDLVVSTGGYNTVTQILCHARRALIIPRTMYRHEQLLRAACMARQGWVTMIPPEELTFDRLYREIRSLLMDSKQAMASLRSKQSHLLDGAAGVASVCEGILVAQSQEGRPL from the coding sequence ATGCTAATCTACTCCCACGACACGTTCGGCCTCGGGCATCTTCAGCGCTGCTTGAAAATAGCCGAGAGGCTGGTCGCCCGTCTCCCCCGACTTTCGATTTTGCTGGTCACCGGCTCTCCGGTGGTACATCGTTTCACCCTGCCGCCCGGTGTCGATTATCTCAAGCTGCCGGCGGTGCGCAAAGTGGGACCGGAAAAATACGAAGCCCGCAGCATGGGCATTCCCTATCAGCTCATTCTGGAGTTGCGCGCCAATCTCCTGACGCAGGCCGTGCAGAATTTCGCCCCGCACATTCTGCTGGTCGATCACTCACCGGCAGGTATGAGAGGCGAAATGCTCCCGGCGCTGCATTGGCTTCGCGCCAGTGGCCGACCCTGCACCAAAATCCTCGGCCTTCGCGACATTGTCGACGATCCCGAAACCGTCCGAAAGCTCTGGCACGACGAAGGCATTTACGAGCTGATGCGGACCGTGTACGACCGGATTCTCGTCTACGGACCACGCGAGGTCTTCGATCTCGCCGCCGAGTACGACTTTTCGCCCGATCTGGTCAACAAGACAACTTACTGCAACTATGTTACGGATGTCCACCGCAACGGCATTCGCGCCAGTGCGACAAATGAAACCACACGCCCGACAAAACGGGTGGTCGTGACGATAGGCGGCGGCGACGGCGCGGTGGATCTCATCATTGGCAACTACCTGTCGATGGTGGAGAAGTACCGAAGCGAAATCGACTTTGAATCGAGCATTATCACCGGGCCCTTTGTCGCCGAGGACGAGTTCCGGCAACTGCAGCGCCGCGGGCGGCGGGTGGGCGTAACGGTACGGTCGTTCGTAAAGTCAACCAGCCCGTATTTTCGGAAGAGCGACCTGGTGGTCTCCACCGGCGGCTATAACACGGTCACGCAGATACTCTGTCATGCTCGACGGGCGCTCATTATACCGCGCACCATGTATCGCCATGAGCAACTCCTCAGAGCTGCCTGCATGGCCCGGCAGGGCTGGGTGACCATGATACCTCCGGAGGAACTGACCTTCGATCGCCTCTACCGGGAAATCCGCAGCCTGCTGATGGACTCGAAACAGGCGATGGCCTCGCTGCGGAGCAAGCAATCGCACCTGCTTGACGGCGCCGCCGGGGTGGCGTCAGTGTGTGAAGGAATCCTCGTTGCGCAGTCCCAGGAAGGAAGACCGCTGTGA
- a CDS encoding glycosyltransferase family 4 protein → MRKLRLLYICGDQGIPFGGTKGASIHVREFLEHLSANNWSPVVAMARIDKNSQYQPSFPVYALPSDVALPHDGDIEELGLDEQTIREAKHYYRSQEVQELVNGLHKQYDFDLIYERYSLFSTAGHLLSAKHGLPLVLEVNAPLVREAGSYRSLRQTHLARSVEKLLFNHASHIFAVSEELRSYILGISPNAVVSTTPNAVSLDRFTNVDFAAWRNRISRSPETDFVIGFVGSLKPWHGVEILLKAFAAIADTDSRLRLCLVGAGDQAYFNGLVELARQLGVTDRVVFTGAVAYEEVGPALLSMDALVAPYPALDNFYFSPLKVFEYMAAGKPIVASAIGQINNLLNHETTALLVPPGDQPALGSALLRLLYEPALRSRLAENALAEVTARHTWHQRVANAVGVFDALIRAKTKSRNETRATEVKTTNR, encoded by the coding sequence ATGCGTAAGCTCCGCCTTCTGTACATCTGCGGCGACCAGGGTATTCCCTTCGGAGGCACGAAGGGGGCGTCGATTCATGTCCGGGAGTTCCTGGAGCACCTCAGCGCCAACAACTGGAGCCCGGTGGTCGCGATGGCAAGAATCGACAAGAACTCGCAGTATCAGCCGTCGTTTCCGGTGTACGCCCTACCGAGCGACGTGGCGCTCCCTCACGACGGAGATATTGAAGAACTGGGCCTGGACGAGCAGACCATCCGCGAAGCGAAGCACTACTACCGCAGCCAGGAAGTACAGGAGCTCGTCAACGGCCTGCACAAGCAATATGACTTTGACCTCATTTACGAAAGATACTCACTTTTCAGCACCGCGGGGCACCTGCTCTCGGCGAAACATGGCCTGCCGCTCGTTCTTGAGGTCAACGCGCCGCTGGTGCGGGAAGCGGGCAGCTATCGCAGCCTGCGCCAGACACATCTGGCGCGTTCCGTCGAAAAGCTGCTGTTCAATCACGCCAGTCATATCTTCGCGGTCTCCGAGGAGTTGCGCAGCTACATCCTTGGTATCAGTCCCAACGCCGTTGTGTCGACCACGCCAAACGCCGTCTCGCTGGACAGATTCACGAATGTTGACTTCGCCGCCTGGCGGAATCGGATATCTCGCAGTCCGGAGACCGATTTTGTCATCGGTTTTGTTGGCTCGCTCAAGCCGTGGCACGGTGTCGAGATTCTGCTGAAGGCATTCGCGGCGATTGCGGATACCGATTCGCGCCTTCGACTCTGCCTGGTGGGCGCCGGGGATCAGGCGTACTTCAATGGACTTGTCGAGCTGGCGCGTCAACTCGGAGTCACAGACCGGGTGGTATTCACCGGGGCGGTTGCATACGAGGAGGTCGGGCCCGCGCTGCTCAGTATGGACGCTCTTGTCGCTCCGTACCCCGCCCTGGACAATTTCTACTTCTCGCCGCTGAAGGTTTTCGAGTATATGGCCGCAGGCAAGCCGATTGTTGCGTCCGCTATCGGCCAGATAAACAATTTGCTGAATCACGAAACTACCGCCCTGCTAGTACCTCCGGGCGACCAGCCGGCGCTGGGAAGCGCCTTGCTGAGACTGCTATATGAGCCAGCCTTGAGATCACGCCTTGCGGAAAACGCCCTTGCCGAAGTCACCGCCAGGCACACCTGGCATCAGCGTGTCGCGAACGCGGTCGGTGTATTTGACGCCCTGATTCGCGCCAAAACGAAATCGAGGAATGAAACCCGTGCGACTGAAGTCAAGACTACCAACCGTTGA
- a CDS encoding sigma-54 dependent transcriptional regulator gives MAQILIVEDEVLLAKSLARALIQQGHDCAVAPTAEEGLALLAKMPTDLVLLDIQLPGMSGLEALRKIKEFDANIAVIIATAYGTMAAAVEALRSGASDFLRKPLDTEEVLLAVERAATDARLRQTVSYYHDTMADMVGEDQLVARSEAMRPVRDVLSRLSSAHLPTAGEHPPVLITGETGVGKDMLARTIHFKGELAAMPLIEVNCTTLPRGLEEAELFGYEKGAFTGADRSKRGLFDAAAGGTIFLNEIGDLPIEAQVKLLHVIDQKSFRRIGGLRDIESNVRIISASNRNLRDAANFREDLFHRLNSIGIQIPPLRNRKDDIIPLAQHFLAKFGRKYSRAKILSEDAQQALVEHHWPGNVRELSQLMERVTFLDDRKVVTADALGLKAGTHPALNISDDNEVKIEALGDQVDLDKIEKAVIQKVLDASQGNVSEAARRLNLGREALRYRLKKHGLD, from the coding sequence ATGGCACAGATACTGATAGTGGAAGACGAGGTCCTGTTGGCCAAGTCGCTGGCCCGCGCGCTGATCCAACAGGGGCATGACTGCGCAGTCGCCCCTACCGCCGAGGAGGGTCTGGCGCTGCTGGCCAAAATGCCGACCGATCTGGTCCTCCTGGATATCCAGCTGCCCGGCATGTCCGGACTTGAGGCGCTCCGTAAAATCAAGGAGTTCGATGCCAACATCGCAGTGATCATCGCCACTGCCTATGGCACCATGGCGGCGGCAGTGGAGGCGCTTCGGTCGGGAGCGTCCGATTTTCTGCGGAAACCGCTCGACACCGAGGAAGTTTTACTTGCCGTAGAGCGCGCCGCCACTGATGCCCGCCTCCGCCAGACCGTCTCGTACTATCATGACACGATGGCCGACATGGTCGGCGAGGATCAACTGGTCGCCCGTTCGGAGGCAATGCGGCCGGTGCGCGACGTGCTCAGTCGGCTGTCATCGGCTCACCTGCCCACCGCCGGCGAACATCCGCCCGTGTTGATCACCGGCGAAACCGGTGTGGGCAAGGACATGCTCGCGCGCACCATTCATTTCAAGGGCGAACTGGCCGCTATGCCGCTGATCGAAGTTAACTGCACGACCCTACCTCGAGGATTGGAGGAAGCAGAGCTGTTCGGTTACGAAAAGGGAGCGTTCACCGGCGCGGATCGCTCCAAGCGGGGACTTTTCGACGCCGCCGCCGGGGGAACGATATTCCTCAATGAAATCGGCGATTTGCCTATTGAGGCCCAGGTCAAGCTGCTTCATGTAATCGATCAAAAGAGCTTCCGGCGGATCGGCGGCCTGAGGGATATCGAGTCAAACGTCCGCATCATCTCGGCATCTAACCGCAACCTGAGAGACGCCGCCAACTTTCGCGAAGATCTCTTCCACCGGCTGAACTCGATCGGGATTCAGATTCCACCGTTACGGAACCGAAAGGACGACATTATCCCGCTGGCGCAGCATTTCCTGGCCAAATTTGGGCGGAAGTACAGTCGGGCCAAGATCCTATCCGAGGACGCCCAGCAGGCGCTGGTTGAGCATCACTGGCCGGGGAACGTACGGGAACTGTCTCAGCTTATGGAGCGCGTGACGTTTCTGGATGATCGCAAGGTCGTGACCGCCGATGCGCTTGGGCTAAAAGCAGGTACCCACCCGGCGCTGAACATCAGCGACGACAACGAGGTAAAAATCGAGGCCTTGGGCGATCAGGTGGACCTGGATAAGATCGAAAAAGCGGTCATCCAGAAGGTGCTCGACGCCAGCCAGGGGAATGTCAGTGAAGCGGCCCGCAGGTTAAACTTGGGCCGGGAAGCTCTACGTTACCGACTGAAGAAGCACGGACTTGACTAG
- a CDS encoding ABC transporter ATP-binding protein, whose amino-acid sequence MRLKSRLPTVDFASVRRIFSHFGHYLKAHRVKLITSGVALLGSTLLMLLRPWPIKIVVDFVLMPNQPSLGRDTLSFLTEFEPGTIILFAAVGAVVVAALQGMFEYTHAVLAKAAGLRVIADIRLQLFSHVQRLPLSYHDYRETGDLLTRLTDDIILLEDLLVSTVVQMGSQILLVVGMLTVMFWMDWQLTLVVLAVLPLFLFAAFEFSVRIRESAQRQREMYGKIVTSVQESLAGIGQVKSYAQEKSREKLVGVSVSRDVKANVRTTRLTANYERVVETITAIGTAVVLWLGATKALDGAMSAGDLIIFLSYLRGIYRPLRGMARQSTRVAKATVRGEKILELLEMQPEVQDVEEGLSAKQVKGQIRFERVTFGYDAERPVLRNLDCVIPAGKTSIILGRTGAGKSTIAKLILRLYDVQSGQVWIDGTKIADYRVRSLRKRITPLSQETFLFRTSIADNIGFGKRNATRDEIIAAARTVGADEFIEKLPAGYDTLVGEGGLTLSGGQRQRISFARAALRGSPIMILDEPVTGLDVHTEREAKEVLRMMKDRRTLLIITHRLNFLDLADWVILVEDGRAIAQGSPEELLAESEAYRRFVATADTQTVSPNGAESPAGALHHRNLSWEA is encoded by the coding sequence GTGCGACTGAAGTCAAGACTACCAACCGTTGATTTCGCGTCGGTGCGCCGCATCTTCAGTCACTTCGGCCACTACCTGAAGGCGCATCGGGTTAAGCTCATCACCAGCGGTGTGGCGCTGCTTGGTTCCACGCTGCTCATGCTGCTTCGCCCCTGGCCGATCAAGATCGTGGTCGACTTCGTGCTCATGCCGAATCAGCCGTCGCTGGGTAGAGATACGCTGTCGTTCCTGACTGAATTCGAACCCGGAACAATCATCCTTTTCGCCGCGGTCGGCGCGGTCGTGGTTGCCGCTCTGCAGGGCATGTTCGAGTACACCCACGCCGTGCTGGCCAAGGCGGCAGGGCTGCGCGTGATCGCAGACATACGATTGCAACTCTTCTCGCACGTGCAGCGATTGCCCCTGTCATACCACGACTACCGGGAAACCGGCGATCTGCTGACACGCCTGACCGACGACATCATTCTGCTAGAAGACCTGCTGGTCTCGACAGTTGTTCAGATGGGTAGTCAGATCCTGCTGGTGGTCGGCATGCTGACGGTTATGTTCTGGATGGACTGGCAGTTGACTCTGGTCGTGCTGGCGGTCCTGCCGCTGTTCCTCTTCGCCGCATTTGAGTTCTCGGTGCGGATTCGCGAGTCGGCGCAGCGCCAGAGGGAGATGTACGGTAAGATTGTCACGTCGGTGCAGGAGAGCCTGGCCGGAATCGGCCAGGTCAAGAGCTACGCGCAGGAGAAAAGCCGCGAGAAACTGGTCGGCGTATCAGTTTCCCGAGACGTAAAGGCTAACGTACGAACGACGCGGCTGACTGCAAATTACGAACGGGTAGTGGAAACCATTACCGCTATCGGCACCGCGGTCGTGCTCTGGCTTGGCGCGACGAAGGCACTGGATGGTGCGATGTCGGCGGGCGATCTCATCATCTTCCTTTCCTATCTTCGCGGGATCTACAGACCGCTGAGGGGCATGGCGCGGCAGTCAACCCGCGTGGCCAAGGCGACTGTTCGCGGCGAAAAGATTCTCGAGCTGCTCGAGATGCAACCGGAAGTGCAGGACGTCGAAGAAGGTCTCTCGGCCAAGCAGGTGAAGGGGCAAATCCGATTCGAGCGGGTCACTTTCGGCTACGACGCCGAGCGCCCGGTACTCAGAAACCTCGATTGCGTCATCCCAGCCGGGAAGACCAGTATCATCCTTGGCCGCACCGGCGCCGGCAAGTCGACTATCGCCAAGCTGATTCTCCGCTTGTACGATGTGCAGTCCGGTCAGGTCTGGATCGATGGTACAAAGATCGCCGACTACCGGGTGCGCAGCTTGCGCAAGCGGATAACGCCGCTTTCGCAGGAAACCTTCCTGTTCCGCACGAGCATCGCCGACAACATCGGCTTCGGCAAGCGCAATGCCACACGCGATGAAATAATCGCGGCGGCCAGAACGGTCGGCGCGGACGAATTCATCGAAAAACTTCCCGCGGGGTACGACACGCTCGTAGGCGAGGGCGGACTGACTCTCTCCGGAGGCCAGAGACAACGGATAAGCTTCGCCCGCGCGGCGCTCAGGGGTAGTCCGATTATGATTCTCGACGAGCCGGTGACCGGTCTCGACGTACACACCGAGCGGGAAGCCAAAGAGGTTCTCCGCATGATGAAGGACCGTCGCACTCTTCTGATTATCACTCACCGGCTGAACTTTCTCGATCTGGCCGACTGGGTCATACTGGTCGAAGACGGCCGGGCCATCGCGCAGGGCAGTCCCGAGGAGCTGCTGGCCGAGAGCGAGGCGTACCGTCGTTTTGTCGCCACCGCGGATACGCAGACCGTTTCGCCGAACGGCGCCGAATCGCCGGCCGGCGCCTTGCATCACAGGAACCTGTCATGGGAAGCTTGA
- a CDS encoding ATP-binding protein: MTVRAKLILSYSVMAATVVAAAVATTLAMINWQDAAGKLAHSRQQSMQAEALRVMMFRQVTKGLDYLSNAGGTVEDFQQLQVQIKAALDKLLAGVTSDIEADHVESLDETQTELRWVLAQILTASTGPGSRFDPVGARTRLREIADEVTDDVAILNQYYHHVMDDRLADASRAGQSAVLTAGIAVVIALSQLLVLVILSNRWLVRPMSRITQVTERISQGDFDDRVGIEAADEWGTLATAIDKMASSLKALERQLLAKERFAAHGEIIAYTAHNIKNPLAAIRAAAQVTLRAVEDRDHETAESLKDIVATVDRMDAWVKGLMNLAAPTQLRQDDVDINQLVDEVLHIAETRAAGDGVGLVREFGNDLPRIRVDSALIQQALSVVISNAIEAESRTIRVITGVKRGAVNDRMLTVTIADDGRGVSPEVMPKLFRAFVTDKKGGTGLGLAQAKKFVELHRGLLTIQSEPEKGTTVLIELPESQKPTPPVS; this comes from the coding sequence ATGACTGTACGCGCCAAGCTTATTCTTTCTTATTCCGTGATGGCCGCAACCGTAGTAGCCGCGGCGGTGGCCACTACATTGGCCATGATCAACTGGCAGGACGCAGCGGGAAAATTGGCCCACAGCCGACAGCAGAGCATGCAGGCCGAGGCGCTGCGGGTCATGATGTTCCGCCAGGTGACCAAGGGTCTTGACTACTTGAGCAACGCCGGAGGTACAGTCGAGGACTTCCAGCAACTGCAGGTCCAGATTAAGGCCGCGCTGGACAAGCTGCTGGCCGGGGTCACCTCCGATATCGAGGCCGACCATGTCGAGAGTCTCGATGAAACCCAGACCGAGCTGCGCTGGGTGCTGGCTCAGATACTGACGGCCAGCACTGGTCCCGGCTCCCGATTCGACCCGGTCGGGGCCCGCACCCGACTGCGGGAAATCGCCGATGAGGTCACCGACGACGTAGCCATACTTAACCAGTATTATCATCACGTGATGGACGACCGACTGGCCGATGCCTCACGCGCGGGCCAATCGGCGGTGCTCACGGCAGGAATAGCCGTAGTTATCGCTCTCTCGCAGTTGCTCGTTCTGGTAATCCTGAGCAACCGGTGGCTGGTGCGTCCGATGAGCAGAATCACACAGGTAACTGAACGTATCAGTCAGGGGGATTTCGACGACCGGGTCGGTATCGAGGCTGCCGACGAGTGGGGTACGCTGGCGACTGCGATCGATAAGATGGCGTCGTCACTCAAAGCGCTTGAACGCCAACTGCTCGCCAAAGAACGGTTCGCCGCGCACGGCGAGATTATCGCCTACACCGCGCACAATATCAAGAACCCCCTGGCGGCGATCAGGGCGGCGGCGCAGGTCACGCTTCGCGCGGTGGAAGACAGGGATCACGAGACTGCGGAATCGCTCAAGGATATCGTGGCCACAGTGGACCGCATGGACGCCTGGGTGAAGGGGCTGATGAATCTCGCCGCGCCGACCCAGTTGCGCCAGGATGATGTCGATATAAACCAGTTGGTCGATGAAGTCCTGCATATCGCGGAAACACGGGCGGCAGGCGATGGTGTCGGTCTCGTGCGTGAGTTTGGAAACGACCTTCCGAGGATTCGCGTTGATTCCGCCCTGATACAGCAGGCGCTCAGCGTGGTAATATCGAATGCTATAGAGGCCGAGAGCCGGACGATAAGGGTCATCACCGGTGTCAAGAGAGGGGCAGTCAACGATCGGATGCTGACCGTTACGATTGCCGACGACGGCCGCGGGGTGTCGCCCGAGGTCATGCCGAAGCTGTTCCGCGCGTTTGTCACAGATAAGAAGGGCGGCACCGGCCTTGGGCTGGCCCAGGCCAAGAAGTTTGTGGAGCTCCATCGGGGCCTGCTGACAATACAGAGTGAGCCGGAAAAAGGCACGACGGTGCTGATTGAACTGCCGGAGTCCCAGAAACCGACGCCGCCTGTATCATAA
- a CDS encoding UDP-glucose/GDP-mannose dehydrogenase family protein, giving the protein MRNDDHFTNRAAANSHGGQGSAAITSADPLAKRTGLVGTNICVIGGGFVGLVAAAGFAQFGHNVVCVERNPEYLAMLQQGRVPFYERDLDGLIRTHLQTGRLSFLGDLAEGVNDTQAIFIAVGTPSDPSGRAELSAIDEVARGLAASVRPGQVVVIKSTVPVGTGSRLQAQLNERYGADGAISVVNNPEFLREGSAVWDFFNPQRIVIGSRSQEAIRVVSDIYRLGMMRTVNIITANNETAELIKYASNAFLATKIGFINEMALICDRAGINVLEVARAMGQDSRIGSEFLEPGPGWGGSCFRKDLQEFTGFARSQGASLAIAEAVLTANQKQFAAVVTKVISLTGDLAGRRVAVLGLAFKANTSDMRDSAALPIVRELLARGATVCAYDPEAHIEATNWIPDIELAESAYAAAAGADCLLIITEWAEFQSLDLGRLADTMAQRNIVDARNIIAPETAHRYGFQYVGMGQS; this is encoded by the coding sequence ATGAGAAACGACGATCACTTCACCAATCGCGCAGCTGCAAACAGCCACGGCGGGCAGGGGTCCGCTGCTATCACCTCGGCCGACCCGCTGGCGAAACGTACCGGGCTGGTCGGAACCAATATATGTGTGATCGGCGGTGGCTTTGTCGGCCTGGTTGCCGCAGCCGGGTTCGCACAGTTCGGGCATAATGTGGTATGTGTCGAGCGAAACCCAGAGTACCTAGCGATGCTCCAGCAAGGCCGGGTGCCGTTTTATGAGCGCGATCTTGACGGCCTCATTCGAACGCACCTGCAGACCGGCCGTCTCAGTTTTCTCGGCGACCTGGCCGAGGGAGTCAATGATACCCAGGCGATCTTCATCGCGGTCGGCACGCCGTCCGATCCATCAGGTCGGGCGGAGTTGTCTGCGATTGACGAAGTAGCCAGGGGTCTCGCCGCTTCGGTTCGTCCCGGCCAGGTGGTCGTAATCAAGAGCACGGTGCCGGTCGGAACCGGCAGCCGCCTTCAGGCCCAGCTCAACGAGCGGTACGGCGCAGACGGCGCAATTTCGGTCGTGAACAACCCGGAGTTTCTGCGTGAGGGCAGCGCGGTCTGGGATTTTTTCAACCCACAGAGAATTGTCATCGGGTCGAGGTCACAGGAGGCGATCAGGGTGGTCAGTGACATCTACCGACTCGGCATGATGCGTACCGTAAACATCATCACGGCCAACAACGAAACGGCCGAACTGATCAAGTATGCCTCGAATGCGTTTTTGGCGACCAAGATCGGCTTTATAAATGAAATGGCGCTTATTTGCGATCGGGCTGGGATAAACGTGCTCGAAGTGGCTCGCGCGATGGGCCAGGACAGCCGCATCGGTTCTGAATTTCTCGAGCCGGGCCCCGGCTGGGGCGGCTCCTGTTTCCGCAAAGATCTCCAGGAGTTCACCGGATTCGCTCGAAGCCAGGGTGCGTCTTTGGCCATCGCCGAGGCCGTACTCACTGCGAATCAGAAGCAGTTTGCGGCCGTAGTGACTAAGGTTATCTCTCTGACTGGCGACCTGGCCGGACGCCGAGTCGCGGTGTTGGGGCTGGCTTTCAAAGCCAACACCTCTGACATGAGGGATTCAGCCGCATTGCCGATCGTGCGCGAACTGCTCGCCCGGGGCGCGACGGTGTGCGCGTACGATCCTGAGGCGCATATCGAAGCGACCAATTGGATTCCGGACATTGAACTGGCTGAGTCCGCCTATGCCGCTGCCGCAGGCGCGGACTGTCTGTTGATTATCACGGAATGGGCCGAATTCCAGTCGCTGGACCTGGGCCGCCTGGCGGATACCATGGCACAGCGAAATATCGTCGACGCCCGCAATATCATCGCTCCGGAAACTGCTCACCGCTACGGCTTCCAATACGTGGGCATGGGGCAATCATAA
- a CDS encoding glycosyltransferase family 4 protein has product MNNDRQPFRIGYVIKMFPRLSETFILNEILELERLGVEVTIFSLKKPNEGRFHPQLTSLQARVLYLEDLDPKKWTKWISEEWPTLSQMRDSLWLLMDEAIQSGDANRADQVWQAAWVASQARKLNLNHFHAHFASLPSTIAYYAHRISSIPYSFTAHAKDIFVYTADEHQLSQKLVTATPVVTVTEFNRTYLLGQTANPNDVRLRVIHNGINLEYFRPDTSISREKNLILTVGRLVPKKGIDTLIMACDLMRNAAVPFRCVIAGTGPEEASLIELTRSLGFEAEVELVGSRNLEEVRVLMNRSAIFCLPCRVTEDNNQDALPTVLLEALACELPCISTSISGIPEIIDSGIDGSLVEPDNPQALATELTRLLQSDELRKKYGANGRRKVLDKFDLRKNVQTLLAAFRQAGAPSAAQPAGVAGRQVAEV; this is encoded by the coding sequence GTGAACAACGACAGGCAACCATTTCGGATCGGTTACGTCATCAAGATGTTTCCCCGGCTGTCCGAAACGTTTATTCTTAACGAGATCCTCGAACTCGAACGGCTCGGCGTCGAAGTAACGATCTTTTCGCTGAAGAAACCGAACGAAGGGCGGTTCCACCCGCAGTTGACATCGCTTCAGGCGCGCGTTCTGTACCTCGAAGACCTTGACCCAAAGAAATGGACCAAGTGGATCAGCGAGGAGTGGCCGACTCTCTCCCAAATGCGCGATAGCCTGTGGCTTCTGATGGACGAGGCGATTCAGTCGGGCGACGCCAACCGCGCGGATCAGGTATGGCAAGCCGCCTGGGTGGCATCACAGGCGAGGAAGTTGAATCTGAACCATTTCCACGCCCATTTCGCCAGTCTGCCCAGCACGATTGCCTACTATGCTCACCGCATCTCCAGTATCCCGTACAGTTTTACCGCTCATGCCAAAGACATTTTTGTCTACACTGCCGACGAGCACCAGCTAAGCCAAAAACTGGTCACGGCAACGCCGGTCGTGACCGTCACCGAGTTCAACCGCACGTACTTGCTTGGCCAAACAGCCAATCCCAACGACGTTCGCCTTCGCGTGATCCACAACGGCATCAACCTCGAGTACTTCCGACCAGACACGTCAATCAGCCGCGAGAAGAACCTGATCCTCACAGTTGGGCGGCTCGTCCCCAAAAAAGGCATCGACACACTCATAATGGCATGCGATCTAATGAGAAACGCGGCTGTCCCGTTCCGCTGTGTCATCGCAGGAACCGGTCCCGAGGAAGCGAGTCTGATCGAACTGACCCGTTCTCTCGGATTCGAAGCGGAAGTCGAGCTTGTCGGCTCAAGAAACCTCGAGGAAGTCCGCGTGCTGATGAACCGAAGCGCGATATTCTGCCTGCCGTGTCGGGTCACCGAAGACAACAACCAGGACGCCCTCCCCACCGTTCTGCTCGAAGCGCTGGCCTGCGAGCTGCCGTGCATCTCTACAAGCATATCGGGCATTCCGGAGATCATAGATTCCGGCATTGATGGTTCGCTCGTGGAGCCGGACAATCCGCAGGCGCTGGCCACCGAACTCACCCGGCTGCTTCAGTCAGACGAGTTGCGGAAGAAGTACGGCGCCAACGGCCGCAGGAAGGTGCTCGATAAGTTCGATCTGAGAAAGAACGTCCAGACTCTCCTGGCGGCTTTCCGGCAAGCAGGGGCGCCGTCAGCGGCGCAGCCTGCGGGCGTGGCCGGACGTCAGGTGGCTGAGGTTTAG